The following is a genomic window from Hymenobacter monticola.
CGCGTCGCGGTACGAATACACGCCAATGCCGGGCCGCACAATGCGAATTTCGCGCCGGTACCAGCGGTAGGAGTCGCCCACGTAATCGTAAGAGCCATAAAAGTGGCGGTAGTTCAGCAACAGGCCGTCCACCGTTTTGTCGTTTTTCCAGCGCTCCATACCGGCCCGAATGGCCGGATAATCGGCTTCGTGCAGCACTTCGTCGGCCTGCAGGTAAATGGCCCAGTCGGCATCGGCGGGCACCGCGGCCAAGGCCTTGTCGGTTTCCACGGCCAGCACCCGACCGCCCTCGCGCAGGGTGTCGTCCCACACGGTTTCGATGATGCGAATTTTGGGCGAATTGACGCCTTGAATTAACCCCAAAGTGTCGTCCTCGGAGTTGCCCACGGCCACGACTACTTCGTCACACAGCGGCAGCAATGAGTTGATGCTCTCGATTGCTGGATAATCGAATTTAATGGCATTGCGGACGAAGGTGAAGCCAACTACTTTCATAAGAGCCTGTTGTGGTTACATGCCATTTATTTAGCAGTATTCCATTTGTAATACCGACGAGGAAAACCCTGCTTTTCGGCCCGTGTTTGCAGTAGGTGCTTCAGACCGTAACCATATACCACAAACGTTAGAACTAGGAAGAATTCCGGCAACAGCTTTTGCCAATTTGCATTGCCAACGACTGAAATTCGAAGACAAACAACAGCTAATAGAAGCCAAAGTGCCAACGCTAAAAAAGCCATTACAGGAGCCATTCCACTTACTAAGCTGGTATGAGTTCCGAGCAAGGCCAACATCAACGCCAGCGCTGTAACTACCCCAGCAAGCAACACTCTCACCGCAGCTTCTCCTTCAGTATCTCCATTTCCACCGCCGGCGAAATCCGTTCATACAGCACGTTGAAAGCCGCCTCGGTAATGGGCATGTTCACCTTGAGCTTCTTGTTCAGCTCGTGAATGGACTTCACGGCGTAGTAGCCCTCGGCAATCATATTCATTTCCAGCTGCGCCGATTTCACGGTGTAGCCGCGGCCCACCATGCTGCCGAAGGTACGGTTGCGCGAAAACTGCGAATAGGCCGTCACCAGCAAGTCGCCCAGGTAGGCCGAGGCCGATAGGTCGCGCGGCTGCGGGTTGATGGCTTGCAGGAAGCGGCGTATTTCCTGCACGGCGTTGCTCACCAGCACGGCCAGAAAGTTGTCGCCGTAGCCCAGGCCGTGGGCGATGCCGCCGGTGAGGGCAATGATGTTTTTCATCACGGCGCAGTACTCAATCCCGTCGAGGTCGGCGGCCGGGTGGGCGCTCACGAAGCGGTTGCGCAGCAGCTCGCAAAACTCCAGCGCCAGCCCCGCGTCGGGCGAGCCGATGGTGAGGTAGCTCTGCTTTTCCAGGGCCACTTCCTCGGCGTGGCAGGGCCCGGCAATAACGCCTAGCTGGTGCCGTCCCAGCCGGAACCGCTCGGCCACGTAGTCCGTCACGAGCTGGTTTTTGCCCGGAATCATGCCCTTGATGGCCGACACCACGCGCTTGTGCTTCAGGGAATCGCGGTCCAGCTTATCCAGCACGGGCTGCACGAAGGCGGCGGGCACGGCCAGCACCAGCCAGTCGGCTTCCTCAATGGCGTCCTCCAGGTCGGTGGTAGGGTACACGCGGTTCAAATCGAATTGCACCGCTGAGAGGTAGCGCGGGTTGTGGCGGGTGCGCAGCAGGTGCTGCACGTCGTCCTTGGCGCGCAGCCACCAGTCGACCCGGGCACCGTTTTCGCTGAGGATTTTGGTGAGGGCGGTGGCCCAGGAGCCGCCGCCGAGCATGGCAATTTTTTCCAAGAGGACAGAGTTGGGATGGGATGTCGCCCGCAAAGAAAGCACGAACGTCCTGCCGCGCGGCGCGCAGCAGGACGTTCGGGGCCTTTCGGCTGGTTGGCGCATCCTTATTTCTCTTCCTCGGCGCCTTCTTTCAGGGCTTCCTTGTTCAGGCTCTTTTCGTCTTTGATATCAACCACGGCTTTGTCTTTAAGCGTTTTGGCCACGGCCCGGAACGGCCCGCTTACCACTTGCTCGCCGGCCTGCACGCCGCTCAGGATTTCAATGTTCTGAAAGTCGCTGATGCCCGTTTTCACCGGCGTCATCATTGCCTTGCCATCGCGCACCACAAACACCACTTCCTGAAT
Proteins encoded in this region:
- a CDS encoding glycosyltransferase family protein; translated protein: MKVVGFTFVRNAIKFDYPAIESINSLLPLCDEVVVAVGNSEDDTLGLIQGVNSPKIRIIETVWDDTLREGGRVLAVETDKALAAVPADADWAIYLQADEVLHEADYPAIRAGMERWKNDKTVDGLLLNYRHFYGSYDYVGDSYRWYRREIRIVRPGIGVYSYRDAQGFRKPENQKLRVKLLEATVHHYGWVKTPAAMQRKQETFNKLWHSDDWVAQNVVPAAEFDYSQVDSLQRFTGRHPAVLAARIRQQNWQYDHDMTRNRYRLKDRFKHWLERASGYRIGEYRNYKLV
- a CDS encoding NAD(P)H-dependent glycerol-3-phosphate dehydrogenase; translated protein: MEKIAMLGGGSWATALTKILSENGARVDWWLRAKDDVQHLLRTRHNPRYLSAVQFDLNRVYPTTDLEDAIEEADWLVLAVPAAFVQPVLDKLDRDSLKHKRVVSAIKGMIPGKNQLVTDYVAERFRLGRHQLGVIAGPCHAEEVALEKQSYLTIGSPDAGLALEFCELLRNRFVSAHPAADLDGIEYCAVMKNIIALTGGIAHGLGYGDNFLAVLVSNAVQEIRRFLQAINPQPRDLSASAYLGDLLVTAYSQFSRNRTFGSMVGRGYTVKSAQLEMNMIAEGYYAVKSIHELNKKLKVNMPITEAAFNVLYERISPAVEMEILKEKLR